In Fibrobacter sp. UWB10, a single window of DNA contains:
- a CDS encoding T9SS type A sorting domain-containing protein, translating into MNMVSTGSKMVSRVALGVALLGFAGAYAQVTLSSAEGWLESAFAEWASDGSDSYNVYYSGAGASNVKVDGQLVRKYGSKYRVDVVGLKAGSYTLKVASVKGGKEGASTTSKSLTVKAHDRAGFAFSNGHVPGAYKTDGTLKSGAVVLYVTESTKNTIKLDVVTSSKGAVTECVGLQNILTAFKKGYDTRPLAIRLIGNVTDPEVTDKGDILIDMGKKEGGAMTIEGIGNDATANGWGIRIKNAFDIEIRNIGVMNVDSDEGDNIGLQQDNQYIWVHNCDFFYGHAGSDKDQVKGDGALDCKKSTYVTFSYNHFWDNGKSNLLGLSEGTTDGLYITYHHNWYDHSDSRHPRVRFYSAHVYNNYYDGVAKYGAGSTKGSSVFMEANYFRNCKYPMMTSMQGSDVYAGGTTRDTKNNPTFSSEDGGTIKAYNNHMEGSYTFIPYGASKYVLKGAETAAGSIDTKADFDAYVVTSRNDKVPNTVKSYAGANAYNNFDTDNSVMYSYTADSPAQAMANVRAYAGRVQGGDFKWTFDNSVDDAAYEVNQKLKDALMAYKGSNGEVMEYASSSSVKPESSSSVQSSSSEAKSSSSEAKSSSSEEVSSSSEAKSSSSQEEVESSSSEQSQAIVAKMQVASPMRYIASESRLEINADVRRLNIFDVNGHVVKMSTEAVSQSSVDLSSLKPGVYLVRLVAGGKAYQQKIVKR; encoded by the coding sequence ATGAATATGGTTTCAACAGGTTCCAAAATGGTTTCTAGGGTGGCGCTTGGTGTTGCGTTGCTCGGATTTGCCGGGGCTTATGCCCAGGTAACGCTCAGTTCTGCCGAAGGCTGGCTCGAATCGGCTTTTGCCGAATGGGCTTCCGACGGTTCGGACAGCTACAATGTTTACTATTCGGGCGCTGGCGCAAGCAACGTCAAGGTAGACGGCCAGCTTGTTCGCAAGTACGGCTCCAAGTACCGTGTTGACGTGGTCGGCCTCAAGGCCGGTAGCTACACGCTCAAGGTGGCCTCTGTCAAGGGCGGCAAAGAAGGTGCTTCCACCACTTCGAAGTCCCTGACCGTTAAGGCCCATGATCGCGCGGGTTTCGCTTTTAGCAACGGCCATGTTCCGGGTGCTTATAAGACCGATGGTACGCTCAAGAGCGGCGCCGTGGTTCTCTATGTGACCGAATCGACCAAGAATACCATCAAGCTTGATGTGGTGACGAGCAGCAAGGGTGCTGTAACGGAATGCGTGGGCCTCCAGAATATCTTGACTGCGTTCAAGAAAGGCTATGACACGCGTCCGCTCGCCATTCGCTTGATTGGCAACGTGACCGATCCCGAAGTGACCGACAAGGGCGATATCTTGATTGACATGGGCAAAAAGGAAGGTGGCGCCATGACGATCGAAGGTATCGGTAACGACGCTACGGCAAACGGCTGGGGCATTCGTATCAAGAACGCTTTTGATATCGAAATCCGCAACATCGGTGTTATGAATGTCGATTCCGACGAAGGCGACAACATTGGCCTGCAGCAGGACAACCAGTACATTTGGGTGCACAACTGCGACTTCTTCTACGGCCATGCGGGTAGCGACAAGGACCAGGTCAAGGGCGATGGTGCCTTGGACTGCAAAAAGTCCACCTACGTGACCTTCAGCTACAACCACTTCTGGGATAATGGCAAATCAAACTTGCTCGGCCTTTCCGAAGGCACGACCGACGGCCTCTACATTACTTATCACCACAATTGGTACGACCATTCCGACAGTCGCCACCCGCGCGTACGCTTCTACAGCGCCCATGTGTACAATAACTACTACGATGGCGTGGCCAAATACGGCGCCGGTTCTACGAAGGGCTCTTCCGTGTTTATGGAAGCGAACTACTTCCGTAATTGCAAGTACCCGATGATGACGTCTATGCAGGGAAGCGACGTGTATGCTGGCGGCACCACTCGCGATACCAAGAACAATCCGACATTCAGCAGCGAAGATGGCGGTACGATCAAGGCCTACAACAACCACATGGAAGGTTCTTACACGTTCATTCCGTATGGTGCAAGCAAGTATGTGCTCAAGGGGGCTGAAACGGCTGCGGGCTCCATCGATACCAAGGCCGACTTTGACGCCTACGTGGTGACGAGTCGCAACGACAAGGTTCCGAATACGGTCAAGTCTTATGCCGGTGCGAATGCCTACAACAATTTCGATACCGACAATTCCGTGATGTACAGCTACACGGCGGATTCTCCGGCGCAGGCCATGGCGAATGTGCGTGCCTATGCGGGCCGCGTGCAGGGAGGTGATTTCAAGTGGACCTTTGACAACTCGGTGGACGATGCCGCCTACGAAGTGAACCAGAAGTTGAAAGATGCTCTGATGGCTTACAAGGGGAGCAACGGCGAAGTCATGGAATATGCAAGTTCTTCTTCAGTGAAGCCGGAATCCAGTTCGTCGGTGCAGTCTTCCAGCTCTGAGGCGAAGTCTTCAAGTTCCGAAGCCAAGTCCTCTAGCTCCGAAGAGGTTTCGTCTAGTTCCGAGGCAAAGTCCTCCAGCTCTCAGGAAGAAGTGGAAAGTTCTTCGAGCGAACAATCCCAGGCGATAGTCGCTAAGATGCAGGTGGCGTCCCCGATGCGCTATATCGCAAGCGAAAGCCGTCTTGAAATCAATGCGGATGTGCGCCGTCTGAACATTTTCGATGTGAATGGCCATGTCGTAAAGATGTCGACCGAAGCGGTGTCGCAGTCGAGTGTGGATTTGTCCAGCCTTAAGCCGGGCGTTTACCTAGTGCGCCTGGTGGCAGGCGGCAAGGCCTACCAGCAGAAAATTGTGAAACGATAG
- a CDS encoding mechanosensitive ion channel family protein: MMDSIRLFLETRFGGILDHSVIQRLFVAMLLLVAARLLLIFLKHVISHAENRGLDSSAKPLVYSLFSYCIYIVTLLLVLHVLGVNTAGIVALVGAASLAVGLALKDALANIASGLLLLFLRPFKAGDYIECGNIKGNIIGIGLFNTTLRTIDGLYVSAPNTSLWGQPIVNFSKNPLRRLEITVGIDYGDSPEKALDIMRDVVATEPLFMRKPEPQFFVSGLEDSAVNVTFRAWTRTQDYFNLRWKYTAEIKKRFDEEKITIPFPQRVVHFVDCPQGPV; encoded by the coding sequence ATGATGGATTCGATTAGGCTTTTTCTTGAAACTCGTTTTGGCGGAATCCTGGATCATTCCGTGATTCAACGCCTGTTTGTTGCGATGCTGCTTTTGGTGGCGGCACGCCTTCTTTTGATTTTCTTGAAGCATGTCATTAGCCATGCCGAAAACCGGGGGCTTGATTCTTCGGCCAAACCGCTGGTCTATTCGCTATTCTCGTACTGCATTTACATTGTTACTTTGTTGTTAGTGCTGCATGTGCTGGGCGTGAATACCGCAGGCATTGTGGCTCTAGTTGGTGCGGCGAGCTTGGCCGTGGGTCTTGCCTTGAAAGATGCCTTGGCAAACATTGCCTCTGGCTTGCTTTTGTTGTTCCTTCGCCCCTTTAAGGCCGGCGACTATATTGAATGCGGCAACATCAAGGGCAACATTATTGGAATCGGGCTTTTCAATACCACTCTCCGCACTATAGACGGTCTGTACGTTTCTGCGCCGAATACCTCGTTGTGGGGCCAACCGATTGTGAACTTTAGCAAGAATCCGCTCCGCAGGCTCGAAATTACGGTCGGAATTGACTACGGCGATTCTCCGGAAAAGGCCCTCGATATCATGCGCGATGTGGTGGCTACTGAACCGCTCTTTATGCGTAAGCCTGAGCCCCAGTTCTTTGTTTCGGGCCTCGAAGATAGTGCCGTGAACGTGACCTTTAGAGCATGGACTCGCACTCAGGACTATTTTAATTTGCGTTGGAAATATACTGCCGAAATCAAAAAGCGCTTTGATGAAGAAAAAATTACAATTCCTTTCCCGCAGCGCGTTGTCCATTTCGTGGATTGCCCCCAAGGTCCGGTTTAA
- a CDS encoding DegT/DnrJ/EryC1/StrS family aminotransferase produces MISFVNLTAQREKYRFELEKAEREVLDSGCYIGGPQVQALEKELSEYLGGNTHTITCASGTDALTIALMTMELHPGDEVIVPDFTFIAPAECVALLGGFPQFADIDRKTLQIDPKSVKELIGPRTKGIIAVNLFGQCAPFKELREIATEHKLWIIEDSAQAFGARTNQMACTFGDIAITSFYPSKPLGCYGDGGALFTANEDYAQKIRMIANHGSAGRYQHEIAGMNSRLDALQAAVLRVKLRHLDEELVVRRQNAAMYDAFFAEYNRTAAAGEKIVPQKIETGCKCTYAQYTVLAENREGFIQKLKAAEIPYCIHYPSALRNQPCFRLYRKEPLGGIIWTEEDHPDPNSVKVSRKTISLPVCAFTDVAEIIEKLKANL; encoded by the coding sequence ATGATTTCCTTTGTAAATTTAACTGCACAACGCGAAAAATACCGTTTTGAACTGGAAAAAGCCGAACGAGAGGTATTGGACAGCGGTTGTTACATAGGAGGCCCCCAGGTACAGGCTCTCGAAAAGGAACTTTCGGAGTATTTGGGCGGAAACACCCACACAATTACCTGCGCGAGCGGCACAGATGCCCTCACTATCGCCCTGATGACCATGGAGTTACACCCTGGTGACGAGGTGATTGTCCCCGATTTCACCTTTATCGCCCCCGCAGAATGCGTTGCCCTTCTCGGAGGCTTTCCCCAATTTGCCGATATCGACCGAAAAACCCTGCAAATCGACCCTAAAAGCGTCAAAGAACTGATTGGACCGCGCACCAAGGGCATTATTGCAGTAAACCTGTTCGGCCAATGCGCCCCTTTTAAGGAATTACGCGAAATCGCAACAGAACACAAACTTTGGATTATCGAGGACAGCGCACAAGCATTCGGGGCCAGGACCAACCAGATGGCATGCACCTTCGGAGACATCGCCATTACCAGTTTTTACCCGAGCAAGCCCCTCGGCTGCTACGGAGATGGCGGAGCACTCTTTACCGCCAACGAAGACTACGCCCAAAAGATCCGCATGATTGCAAACCATGGGAGCGCCGGGCGTTACCAACACGAAATTGCCGGCATGAACAGCCGACTCGACGCACTGCAGGCGGCAGTTCTCAGAGTCAAGCTCAGGCACTTGGATGAAGAACTTGTGGTTAGGCGCCAGAACGCGGCCATGTACGACGCCTTTTTTGCCGAATACAACCGCACCGCAGCCGCCGGTGAAAAGATTGTTCCGCAAAAAATCGAAACCGGATGCAAGTGCACCTACGCCCAATATACGGTTTTGGCCGAAAATCGCGAAGGTTTTATCCAGAAACTGAAAGCAGCCGAAATTCCTTACTGCATTCACTACCCCAGCGCCCTGCGGAACCAACCTTGCTTTAGGCTATATCGCAAAGAACCCTTAGGCGGCATCATTTGGACTGAAGAGGACCACCCTGATCCGAATTCGGTTAAGGTCTCCAGGAAGACCATCAGTTTGCCGGTCTGCGCCTTCACGGATGTAGCTGAAATTATCGAAAAGCTAAAGGCAAACCTGTAG
- the rpsT gene encoding 30S ribosomal protein S20 produces the protein MPQHKSCKKRLLQAEKANAMNRSTRSAIRTALKAVRSATSKEEALKAMPALFSMLDKAAAKGRAGFCANRVANYKAKAAKVVNGLA, from the coding sequence GTGCCTCAACACAAATCTTGCAAAAAGCGTCTGCTTCAGGCCGAAAAGGCCAATGCCATGAACCGTTCTACCCGTTCCGCTATCCGCACCGCCCTCAAGGCTGTTCGTAGCGCAACTTCTAAGGAAGAAGCCCTCAAGGCCATGCCGGCTCTGTTCAGCATGCTCGACAAGGCTGCTGCCAAGGGTCGTGCCGGTTTCTGCGCTAACCGCGTCGCTAACTACAAGGCCAAGGCCGCTAAGGTCGTTAACGGTCTCGCCTAA
- a CDS encoding NfeD family protein — protein MKLFERIFSTLLVLAAFCFADTTSIAPVDSAKEIPGQAGNDKSDSVITQETKKHAVWIKLEGDVEPSMYDFCARAIDDALQENPDYIVFEINTFGGRLDAAFDLVDTIMAVKGPTTIALVKKKAISAGSLIALACQKLYMLEATTIGDCAPIVQGGDGTPQIVGEKIQSPLRAKFRNLAQRNGYPELLSSAFVTPELQVLELTATLDKGKKSQRDTTLIIEGSKYEVLDSATKAFWGAPKILVKEGELLTMTDKEALELGFSQGTFKSRDEFETKLAIESRSEVETTLGEDIASAIAAISGLLLILGFGALYIEFKTPGFGLFGIIGIILIGIVFLGQFAPQLDGYIPAILLVAGVVLFLVEIFVMPGTFLFGIGGIVCMILALALSFEPSEMPEYVPETIETTFDATPWLIGLLYMLSCAAIALVFPIAASKYLIPLLPEGWTPMLKTDLETAASPTEAIQEVAIGDEGIAKTFLRPVGQALINGKLFDVQTHGEIIEAGTPVKVESIQEGHIWVGASSSSEK, from the coding sequence ATGAAGTTGTTTGAGCGTATTTTTTCCACCCTTTTGGTGCTTGCGGCATTCTGTTTTGCCGACACCACATCAATCGCCCCAGTCGATTCCGCAAAAGAGATTCCCGGTCAAGCCGGGAATGACAAAAGCGATTCGGTCATTACACAAGAAACTAAAAAGCATGCAGTCTGGATTAAGCTGGAAGGTGACGTAGAACCGTCGATGTACGATTTCTGCGCCCGCGCCATCGATGACGCGCTCCAGGAAAACCCGGACTACATCGTCTTTGAAATCAACACCTTCGGCGGCCGCCTCGACGCAGCCTTCGATCTGGTGGACACCATTATGGCCGTCAAGGGCCCGACCACCATCGCGCTCGTGAAAAAGAAAGCGATTAGTGCGGGCAGCCTTATCGCGCTCGCCTGCCAAAAGCTTTACATGCTCGAAGCAACCACGATTGGCGACTGCGCCCCCATCGTGCAGGGCGGCGACGGCACTCCGCAAATCGTCGGCGAAAAGATTCAGTCCCCGCTCCGTGCCAAATTCAGGAACCTTGCCCAGCGTAACGGTTATCCGGAACTCCTGAGTTCCGCCTTCGTAACGCCGGAACTCCAAGTTCTTGAACTCACCGCCACGCTCGACAAGGGTAAAAAGTCTCAGCGCGACACCACGCTCATTATCGAAGGCTCCAAGTATGAAGTCCTCGACAGCGCCACCAAGGCATTCTGGGGCGCCCCGAAGATTCTCGTGAAAGAAGGCGAACTTCTGACCATGACCGACAAGGAAGCGTTGGAACTCGGATTCTCGCAGGGCACCTTCAAGAGCCGCGACGAATTTGAAACCAAGCTCGCCATCGAAAGCAGAAGCGAAGTCGAAACCACCCTCGGCGAAGACATCGCCTCGGCCATCGCCGCGATTTCTGGCCTTCTCTTGATTCTCGGTTTCGGCGCGCTCTACATCGAATTCAAGACGCCGGGCTTTGGCTTGTTCGGAATCATCGGCATCATTCTCATCGGCATCGTGTTCCTCGGACAGTTCGCCCCGCAACTTGACGGCTACATTCCGGCGATTCTGCTGGTGGCCGGCGTGGTGCTGTTCTTGGTCGAAATCTTCGTGATGCCGGGAACATTCCTGTTCGGCATCGGCGGTATCGTGTGCATGATTCTTGCACTCGCGCTTTCGTTCGAGCCCTCGGAAATGCCCGAATACGTGCCCGAAACCATCGAAACGACTTTTGACGCCACGCCCTGGCTAATCGGGCTACTCTATATGTTAAGCTGTGCGGCAATCGCACTCGTATTCCCGATCGCCGCAAGCAAGTACCTGATTCCGCTTTTGCCCGAAGGCTGGACGCCCATGCTCAAGACTGACTTGGAAACCGCCGCCTCGCCCACCGAAGCAATCCAGGAAGTTGCAATCGGTGACGAAGGCATCGCCAAGACGTTCCTGCGCCCGGTAGGCCAAGCGCTCATTAACGGAAAACTGTTTGACGTTCAGACCCACGGCGAAATCATCGAAGCAGGCACTCCCGTGAAGGTAGAATCCATACAGGAAGGCCACATTTGGGTCGGGGCCAGTTCATCAAGCGAAAAATGA
- the floA gene encoding flotillin-like protein FloA (flotillin-like protein involved in membrane lipid rafts) encodes MDTLLIVGIIIAAIAVIILLAFIGKFFSLWLQALFSKANVSIFQLIGMRLRKVPPQVIVEARILSCKAGLPVDTNLLEAHYLSRGNVLRVIQALIAANKANIKLDFKEAAAIDLAGRNVLEAVQMSVNPKVIETPKVSAVALDGIQLHAVTRITVRASIQKLVGGAGEDTVVARVGEGIVSSIGSAKSHKDVLENPNMISKKVLASGLDAGTAFEILSIDIADVDVGQNIGAILETDRAEADKKIAQAKAEERRAMAYAAEQEMKAKVMEMKAKLVEAESQIPMAMASALRDGKLGVMDYYNLKNIEADTQMRKEIGSAPEAK; translated from the coding sequence ATGGACACTCTTTTAATCGTCGGAATCATTATCGCGGCTATTGCCGTCATCATCCTCCTCGCCTTTATCGGCAAGTTCTTCAGCCTGTGGCTGCAGGCCTTGTTCTCCAAGGCAAACGTGAGCATTTTCCAGCTTATCGGTATGCGCCTGCGTAAGGTTCCGCCGCAGGTGATTGTGGAAGCCCGCATTCTTAGCTGCAAGGCAGGCCTGCCCGTAGACACCAACCTGCTCGAAGCCCACTATCTTTCCCGCGGTAACGTGCTCCGCGTAATTCAGGCTTTGATTGCTGCCAACAAGGCAAACATCAAGCTCGACTTTAAGGAAGCCGCCGCTATTGACCTTGCAGGCCGTAACGTGCTCGAAGCCGTGCAGATGTCCGTGAACCCGAAGGTGATTGAAACGCCGAAGGTTTCCGCTGTGGCTCTCGACGGTATTCAGCTGCATGCCGTGACCCGCATTACCGTGCGCGCAAGCATCCAGAAGTTGGTGGGTGGCGCAGGCGAAGACACTGTGGTCGCTCGCGTGGGCGAAGGTATCGTTTCTTCTATCGGTTCTGCAAAGAGCCACAAGGACGTGCTCGAAAATCCGAACATGATTTCTAAGAAGGTGCTCGCCTCTGGCCTTGATGCCGGTACCGCATTCGAAATTCTTTCGATCGATATCGCCGACGTAGACGTGGGTCAGAACATTGGTGCTATCCTTGAAACCGACCGCGCCGAAGCTGACAAGAAGATTGCACAGGCTAAGGCAGAAGAACGCCGCGCTATGGCATACGCTGCCGAACAGGAAATGAAGGCTAAGGTCATGGAAATGAAGGCCAAGCTCGTGGAAGCCGAATCCCAGATTCCGATGGCTATGGCATCTGCCCTTCGCGACGGCAAGCTCGGCGTGATGGACTATTACAACCTCAAGAATATCGAAGCCGACACGCAGATGCGCAAGGAAATCGGCAGCGCACCCGAGGCCAAGTAA
- a CDS encoding fibrobacter succinogenes major paralogous domain-containing protein: protein MRNYLCALMLALFLVACDDGNSSNPIVAGESSSSIESSSHENSSSSSLIKVTSSSSVLSSSSLIVSSSSELDISSSSDNDPSSSSDNVLSSSSVTLVPPCRTDSTDACEYGTLTDDRDGQIYKTVKIGDQWWMAENLNYAYTDVPLDYSQNSTSFTSDSTSWCYNDSAEYCAKYGRLYTWSAAMDSAAKFSDNGKGCGYGLSTCERKSPVRGVCPSGWHIPSVQEFETLYEAVTEDHFAVEYNAGFVLKSTDEWYRGGGNSDAYGFSALPAGQRLIRGAFVDKGYYAYFWTSDPACNNCADYYFLTYTYKSWHPSEIMYTGFSVRCLKD, encoded by the coding sequence ATGAGGAATTATTTATGTGCGCTTATGCTTGCTCTATTCCTCGTTGCTTGTGATGACGGCAATAGTAGTAATCCTATCGTTGCTGGAGAATCATCCTCGTCAATAGAATCTAGTTCGCATGAAAATTCAAGTTCAAGTAGCTTGATTAAAGTAACGTCTAGTAGTTCCGTTTTGTCATCTAGTTCGTTGATTGTTTCGAGTTCTAGTGAACTCGATATTTCAAGTTCAAGCGATAATGATCCTTCTAGTTCTAGCGATAATGTCTTGAGTAGCAGTTCTGTGACGCTTGTTCCTCCTTGCAGGACCGATAGCACCGATGCCTGCGAATACGGAACGTTGACGGATGACCGCGATGGTCAGATCTACAAGACCGTGAAAATCGGTGACCAGTGGTGGATGGCGGAAAATTTGAATTATGCTTACACGGACGTTCCGCTTGATTATAGTCAAAACAGCACTTCTTTCACCTCCGATTCTACTAGTTGGTGCTATAATGATTCCGCCGAGTATTGCGCCAAGTACGGTCGTCTTTACACCTGGTCTGCGGCTATGGACAGCGCCGCTAAGTTTTCGGATAATGGCAAGGGTTGCGGTTATGGCTTATCGACATGTGAACGGAAGTCTCCTGTGCGCGGTGTTTGTCCTAGCGGCTGGCATATTCCGAGTGTTCAAGAATTTGAGACTCTATACGAAGCTGTTACAGAAGATCACTTTGCGGTCGAGTATAACGCGGGCTTTGTGCTGAAGTCTACGGATGAATGGTACCGTGGAGGCGGCAATAGTGACGCCTACGGGTTCTCGGCTTTGCCCGCAGGCCAAAGGCTTATCAGAGGGGCTTTTGTCGATAAAGGGTACTATGCGTACTTCTGGACCTCTGATCCGGCTTGCAATAACTGTGCAGACTATTATTTCTTGACCTACACCTACAAGAGCTGGCATCCAAGCGAAATAATGTACACTGGGTTTTCTGTCCGCTGTCTCAAAGACTAA
- the leuA2 gene encoding 2-isopropylmalate synthase LeuA2 translates to MSENKNTIERQPFFYDVTLRDGNQALPKPWNNAQKKDVYLQLLKLGVQGAEVGFPASSEMDFESCKELAQLTAKMAEEGDEVAKRIVVSGLARCVESDIQRCWEAVQYAPHPRIHTFLATSPLSMEHVLHMTPEQVKEKAVHCVKFAKSLVGDKGDVEFSAEHFGDCLENMDFVIDVLKAVVEAGATTINLPNTVERYRPFLYVNQIKQVYEALPKNITISVHCHNDLGMATAATVESFFVGATQLEVALNGLGERCGNTNFYEVAVALHNSGVNTGLHMERIYETAILISQWSGISIYSRAPLIGAEAIVHRSGIHQDGASKTKDMKKGAYRPIDYSIIGRHQNDSLSFTSQSGRTAVYEIITKFGYKMSLAEAAELQPILKACSEKEGELSAERVLDVFREHFVNVNGRLIFNNIEVVPDENRFIFHFKKDGESLVKSVTAEGPIEAALMLMREIGMPVELVKYRQLVVPEKDKVWAGRGLSRIVLKANNVEVEGRGVSSDTLKANMRALFGGVNLLYKK, encoded by the coding sequence ATGAGCGAAAATAAGAACACGATTGAAAGACAACCCTTCTTTTACGACGTCACGCTGCGTGACGGTAACCAGGCTCTTCCGAAGCCCTGGAACAATGCCCAGAAAAAGGACGTGTACCTGCAACTCTTGAAACTCGGCGTGCAGGGCGCCGAAGTCGGTTTCCCGGCTTCGTCCGAGATGGATTTCGAATCGTGTAAGGAACTTGCCCAGCTGACTGCCAAGATGGCCGAAGAAGGCGACGAAGTCGCAAAGCGCATCGTGGTCTCTGGCTTGGCCCGCTGCGTGGAAAGCGATATCCAGCGCTGCTGGGAAGCGGTGCAGTACGCTCCGCATCCGCGTATCCATACCTTCCTTGCCACAAGCCCGCTCTCTATGGAACATGTGCTGCACATGACTCCGGAACAGGTGAAGGAAAAGGCCGTTCATTGCGTGAAGTTTGCAAAGTCGCTCGTGGGTGACAAGGGCGATGTGGAATTCAGCGCCGAACATTTTGGCGACTGCCTCGAAAACATGGATTTTGTGATTGACGTGCTGAAGGCCGTGGTCGAAGCCGGCGCGACGACCATCAACCTGCCGAATACGGTCGAACGTTATCGTCCGTTCCTGTACGTGAATCAAATCAAGCAGGTGTACGAAGCCCTGCCGAAGAATATCACGATTTCGGTGCATTGCCACAACGACTTGGGCATGGCGACGGCTGCTACCGTCGAAAGTTTCTTCGTGGGCGCGACCCAGCTGGAAGTTGCCCTGAACGGGCTCGGCGAGCGTTGCGGTAACACGAACTTCTACGAAGTCGCGGTTGCGCTGCATAACTCCGGCGTGAATACGGGCCTGCACATGGAACGCATTTATGAAACGGCTATCTTGATTTCTCAGTGGTCGGGTATCAGCATCTATAGTCGCGCTCCGTTGATTGGCGCCGAAGCAATCGTACACCGTAGCGGCATCCACCAGGATGGCGCCTCCAAGACGAAGGACATGAAGAAGGGCGCCTACCGCCCGATCGACTACTCGATTATCGGTCGTCACCAGAACGATTCGCTCAGCTTTACAAGCCAGAGTGGCCGTACCGCCGTGTACGAAATCATCACGAAGTTCGGCTACAAGATGTCTTTGGCTGAAGCCGCTGAACTGCAGCCGATTTTGAAGGCTTGCAGCGAAAAGGAAGGCGAACTGTCTGCCGAACGCGTGCTGGATGTGTTCCGCGAACATTTCGTGAATGTGAACGGCCGCCTGATTTTCAACAACATCGAAGTCGTGCCCGACGAAAACCGCTTTATCTTCCACTTCAAGAAGGATGGCGAATCTTTGGTGAAGTCCGTGACGGCCGAAGGCCCGATCGAGGCGGCCCTTATGCTCATGCGTGAAATCGGCATGCCGGTCGAACTCGTGAAGTACCGCCAGCTTGTTGTACCCGAAAAGGACAAGGTCTGGGCAGGCCGAGGCCTCAGCCGCATTGTGCTGAAGGCGAACAACGTCGAAGTCGAAGGCCGCGGTGTGTCGAGCGATACGCTCAAGGCAAACATGCGCGCTCTCTTCGGTGGTGTGAACCTGCTGTATAAAAAATAG
- a CDS encoding pyridoxal phosphate-dependent aminotransferase, with protein MLSSRLPKDLSPSPFFAELERAKACTKKDAAEGGLSFIDMTISSPVKAGLPIDLNDAVEEARKDFGCWNPDAAGWRSAREAVVEYYRERGGNFTAGQIILTASTSEAYSVLFKTFCDPGDVILTPMPGYPLLDTLAQLEHLECAPYFLQLKREKSSFRFVLDSDSLLAAPEKAKILLLVSPHNPTGHCVSREEWNVAVRFCEDNDMILVVDEVFGDYGFSNKASRTWQYVFGACHPGPRNKFGVNSEHLWDAGGNDLINLPENGPKCPIFWLNGLSKAVGSPQLKLGWMAFYAPRERFEEIRAALEFVEDAYLSVSAPAQALGTALLPKARAYESQVRERLLVNWQTLREAFPAKYCPEVLGGWYAVVRLGEDDEELTLRLLREKRVLVQPGFFFDFDEDGWVVISLLQEPASFKEAVQRMKELQ; from the coding sequence ATGCTTTCTTCCCGCTTGCCTAAAGATCTTTCGCCATCGCCGTTCTTTGCCGAGCTGGAACGCGCGAAGGCGTGCACGAAAAAGGATGCTGCCGAAGGCGGTCTTTCATTCATCGACATGACGATTTCTTCGCCTGTGAAGGCGGGGCTGCCGATTGATTTGAATGATGCGGTGGAGGAGGCACGCAAGGATTTCGGTTGCTGGAATCCGGATGCGGCGGGCTGGAGGTCGGCACGCGAGGCGGTGGTGGAGTATTACCGCGAACGTGGCGGAAACTTTACGGCCGGCCAGATTATTCTGACTGCAAGTACCAGCGAAGCTTACTCTGTTTTGTTCAAGACTTTCTGCGACCCGGGCGATGTGATTCTGACGCCGATGCCGGGATATCCGCTGCTTGATACGCTTGCGCAGCTCGAACATTTGGAATGCGCGCCGTATTTTCTGCAGCTGAAGCGAGAGAAGTCTTCTTTTAGATTCGTTCTCGATTCCGACAGCTTGTTGGCGGCTCCGGAGAAGGCGAAAATCTTGCTGCTGGTTTCGCCGCATAATCCGACGGGTCATTGCGTCTCCCGCGAAGAATGGAATGTGGCAGTTCGCTTCTGCGAAGATAACGACATGATTCTCGTGGTCGACGAGGTCTTCGGTGATTACGGCTTTTCGAACAAGGCCTCGCGAACATGGCAATATGTTTTCGGCGCGTGTCATCCTGGGCCCCGAAACAAGTTCGGGGTAAACTCCGAGCATCTCTGGGATGCGGGCGGTAACGACCTCATCAATCTGCCGGAGAACGGCCCCAAGTGCCCGATTTTCTGGCTGAACGGCCTCAGCAAGGCTGTGGGCTCGCCGCAGCTCAAGCTCGGCTGGATGGCTTTCTACGCCCCGCGTGAACGCTTCGAAGAAATCCGCGCGGCTCTCGAATTTGTGGAAGATGCCTACCTGAGTGTGTCCGCTCCGGCCCAGGCCCTCGGCACCGCGCTTTTGCCCAAGGCCCGTGCCTATGAATCTCAAGTTCGCGAGCGCCTGCTCGTAAACTGGCAGACACTCCGCGAAGCATTCCCGGCCAAGTACTGCCCCGAAGTTCTTGGTGGTTGGTATGCAGTCGTGCGCCTCGGTGAAGACGACGAGGAACTCACACTTCGCTTGCTGCGTGAAAAGCGTGTTCTTGTACAGCCCGGATTCTTCTTCGATTTTGATGAAGACGGCTGGGTGGTGATTAGCTTGCTGCAAGAACCCGCATCTTTCAAGGAAGCGGTGCAGCGAATGAAAGAACTGCAATAG